One segment of Trichlorobacter ammonificans DNA contains the following:
- a CDS encoding vitamin K epoxide reductase family protein has protein sequence MPTTTSSDYHDGNKAGGRWLRALLLLAALTGLAVSIFIVIEEFCLVKACRDTAAFSFFGLNMGILGILYFCAVTALLLLRSRWSRLDQLLTAAVFSGVGGEIRLIWIQKYVIGSWCPLCVTVGISLGTVAALLIAERLLSTPATDGRPGFSVRWLFMVLALLAIGLAVATAGVREFTYS, from the coding sequence ATGCCTACCACGACATCATCGGATTACCATGACGGAAACAAAGCGGGCGGACGCTGGCTGCGGGCTCTCCTGCTGCTGGCCGCCCTGACGGGTCTGGCGGTCTCGATCTTTATCGTCATTGAGGAGTTCTGCCTGGTAAAGGCGTGCCGGGATACGGCTGCCTTCAGTTTTTTCGGGCTGAACATGGGGATCCTCGGCATCCTCTATTTCTGCGCAGTTACCGCCTTGTTGCTGCTGCGTAGCCGCTGGAGCCGGCTCGATCAGCTGCTGACCGCTGCGGTCTTTAGCGGTGTTGGCGGAGAGATCCGCCTGATCTGGATACAAAAGTACGTCATCGGCAGCTGGTGTCCCCTCTGCGTCACCGTCGGCATCTCCCTGGGAACGGTTGCCGCACTGCTGATCGCCGAACGACTGCTGAGCACCCCCGCCACAGACGGCAGACCGGGGTTTTCCGTCCGTTGGCTGTTCATGGTTCTTGCCCTGCTGGCAATCGGCCTGGCCGTTGCCACCGCCGGGGTACGGGAATTTACCTATTCGTAA